The Candidatus Limnocylindria bacterium genome has a window encoding:
- a CDS encoding TadE/TadG family type IV pilus assembly protein, translated as MKRFMPFIRGDLGQSIVEMALAMPLLAFLLIGGADVARAFAIQIAVQNGARAGAEASAIDFTPSGAEAVAWTKQEMGRTPGMDSSICQVPPSATNCTITVTRKQSDGTTDCLQTPSLATPCFFTVRVQYRFRTIIPWPLLPNQFDFDRKTIVRTFI; from the coding sequence ATGAAGAGGTTTATGCCGTTCATTCGTGGTGACCTCGGCCAGTCGATCGTGGAGATGGCCCTGGCCATGCCGCTCCTGGCCTTCCTTCTGATCGGTGGCGCGGACGTCGCCCGCGCGTTCGCGATCCAGATCGCGGTCCAGAACGGCGCGCGAGCTGGCGCGGAAGCGTCGGCCATCGACTTCACGCCCTCGGGCGCCGAGGCTGTCGCCTGGACGAAGCAGGAGATGGGCCGCACCCCAGGGATGGACTCGAGCATCTGCCAGGTCCCTCCGAGCGCTACGAACTGCACGATCACCGTGACTCGCAAGCAATCGGATGGGACAACGGATTGTCTCCAGACGCCGAGTCTCGCGACCCCCTGCTTCTTCACGGTCCGTGTGCAGTACAGGTTCCGCACGATCATCCCGTGGCCGCTCCTTCCGAACCAGTTCGACTTCGACCGCAAGACGATCGTGAGGACGTTCATATGA
- a CDS encoding TadE/TadG family type IV pilus assembly protein translates to MRFFKREDGQSLVEFALMLPLLLLLVTGLFDVARAVWQENTLAYSAREGTRYAIVHGSGGSPALGPSDPAEPNITAVVRGAAVGVYNVSVVTSWPDGKNDRGYRVAVDASAPFVPLPSTYLLGGAFQITLKGGSSLVIQQ, encoded by the coding sequence ATGAGATTCTTCAAACGCGAGGACGGGCAGTCGCTGGTGGAGTTCGCGCTGATGCTTCCGCTCCTCCTTCTCCTGGTCACCGGTCTCTTCGACGTCGCGCGCGCCGTATGGCAGGAGAACACGCTCGCGTACTCGGCTCGCGAAGGCACGCGCTACGCGATCGTGCACGGCTCCGGCGGGTCGCCGGCGCTGGGCCCGAGCGACCCAGCTGAGCCGAACATCACCGCCGTCGTCCGGGGTGCCGCGGTCGGTGTGTACAACGTGAGCGTCGTCACTTCCTGGCCCGATGGCAAGAATGACCGCGGCTATCGCGTCGCCGTCGACGCGTCGGCCCCGTTCGTTCCACTCCCGTCGACATATCTGTTGGGCGGTGCTTTCCAGATCACGCTCAAGGGCGGCTCGAGCCTGGTCATCCAGCAATGA